From one Culex quinquefasciatus strain JHB chromosome 3, VPISU_Cqui_1.0_pri_paternal, whole genome shotgun sequence genomic stretch:
- the LOC6053959 gene encoding probable cytochrome P450 28d1 — translation MIVTISLLVSAALAVYVYLIWNFSYWKQRNVPGPDPRPLLGNFPSLLLRHRTIMDEMGQMYSDYRAKFNFVGVFNIRQPRLFVTSPVLCRDIITKHFRSFSDNEFAELTDVDTDPLMGRNPFMLTGEEWKAKRSEVTPAFTASRMKTLFAIVEALASRMTKYIEQNQHTALEGKDLAAKLTIDVVSSCIFDTDAQSFSDDHGEIQEMGRKLVEPSFGSLLTVILRSLSPRIAKALNIAMIPKSIEIFFTNLMKQAIRYREANSIKRADYLEHLISLRNKKEITELDMAAHGVTFFFDGFEASSSTISFTLYELGRHPAIQARLRTELMEATNDKGSIDYDTLFELPFLDQVVNESLRLWPGGPFLSKRCTEPIDLDLTPTQQVRIEPGVCAMIPFWAIHRDPECYTDPDTFNPDRFSPETGGVNPYREMGCFFPFSEGPRQCLGMRFARMLVKRGVYEVVKNFEFSVDSKTEEPLRMNPKLFLTAVIGGIWLNFKPIVNE, via the exons ATGATCGTCACCATCAGTCTGCTCGTATCGGCAGCCCTAGCAGTCTACGTTTATCTAATCTGGAACTTCAGCTACTGGAAGCAGCGCAATGTACCGGGACCAGATCCAAGGCCACTGTTGGGGAACTTCCCGTCGCTTCTGCTGCGCCATCGGACGATCATGGACGAGATGGGCCAGATGTACAG TGACTACAGGGCCAAGTTCAACTTTGTGGGTGTGTTCAACATCCGACAGCCGCGCCTTTTTGTCACGTCTCCGGTTCTGTGCCGAGACATCATCACCAAGCACTTTCGGAGCTTCAGCGACAATGAGTTTGCCGAGTTGACCGACGTGGACACCGATCCGCTGATGGGCCGGAATCCGTTCATGTTGACCGGCGAGGAGTGGAAGGCCAAGCGGTCGGAAGTCACACCGGCGTTCACCGCTTCCAGA ATGAAGACACTGTTCGCGATCGTGGAAGCGCTTGCATCGCGTATGACTAAATACATAGAGCAGAACCAGCACACGGCGTTAGAAGGCAAAGATTTGGCGGCTAAATTAACCATAGATGTCGTTTCAAGCTGTATATTCGATACCGATGCACAGTCGTTCTCCGATGACCATGGTGAAATTCAAGAAATGGGTCGCAAACTTGTGGAGCCATCGTTTGGATCTCTGTTGACCGTTATATTGAGATCACTTAGTCCGAGAATCGCAAAAGCATTAAACATTGCAATGATTCCAAAgtcgatcgagatttttttcaccaacttgaTGAAACAGGCGATTCGCTATCGTGAGGCAAACTCAATCAAACGGGCTGATTACTTGGAGCACCTTATCAGTTTGCGGAACAAAAAGGAGATAACCGAGCTGGATATGGCTGCCCACGGCGTAACGTTCTTCTTTGATGGCTTTGAAGCCTCAAGTAGTACCATCTCGTTCACGTTGTACGAACTCGGTAGACATCCCGCGATTCAGGCAAGGCTCAGAACTGAACTTATGGAAGCAACCAACGACAAAGGTTCCATCGATTACGACACCCTGTTCGAGCTGCCCTTCCTGGATCAGGTCGTCAACGAATCCCTTCGGCTGTGGCCAGGCGGACCGTTCCTCTCCAAACGCTGCACGGAACCAATAGACCTGGACCTCACCCCGACGCAGCAAGTTCGCATTGAACCCGGAGTTTGCGCTATGATCCCGTTTTGGGCCATCCATCGGGATCCGGAATGTTATACCGATCCGGACACGTTCAACCCGGATCGGTTTAGCCCCGAAACCGGCGGAGTGAACCCGTACCGTGAGATGGGCTGCTTCTTCCCATTCAGTGAAGGACCCCGGCAGTGTTTGGGCATGAGGTTCGCCCGGATGCTGGTCAAACGTGGCGTGTACGAGGTGGTGAAGAACTTTGAGTTCTCGGTGGATTCGAAAACGGAGGAACCGCTGCGAATGAACCCGAAATTGTTTCTCACTGCTGTGATTGGGGGGATTTGGTTGAACTTTAAGCCTATTGTCAACGAATAG